CAGAGCAGAAAGACTGATGTGCTGAtgacaaacatttcctttttttctaccaCTGCTTTAAAATGCCTATATTGTTTTTGATACAATTTTTTAGCCCTTTCAAAATCAGaattaagaaaaaatatgttaataagtAACATTCATAAAAAcagttgccatttttattttcatgaaagttgTCACTCAACAACTAACTTACTCCTGACCCACTGTTAATATTTGCAACCCTAAAGTACTGAGTAAAAGTATTAGCTATTGACTTTAATAATAGAGACATAGAGTAGACATTTATATGCACACACATTTGTGTAAAACAAACACTCAAAAAGGAACAAGATCTTTACATTCCAACAAACAACAGATTATGCTATGAACAACATGCTCAGTTCACGACATATTTAGGATAAGGATCTTTTTATTTAGTGAGACCAAATTCTTAGTTCTCATTTTTTGATGTTATGTTGGCTCTGTGAATTGGGAAGAGTAGTCATCTTACCAGGCTGCTCACCTTAAAGGTTTTAGACTCATGAAGCATATTTTTCATTAGGCTTTTCACAGGTGAactgttagaaaaaaatgaattaaaaagatgaaataaaatcCCAACTAAACCTAATCACAGACATACAAAGCACCATTACTTACTTTCCATTATCGAGCTTCAACTTTTTGAAGGGTGCAACTACTGGTTTGGGTGGGTTTGGTTCTGGGGTGTCAATATCAAAAGTGATATCCAGGTTGATATCGTCACCTAGCATTGGTGGGCGGAGTTTGGGCCTCTCTAGTCCAACAGGAGCAGGGCTAAGGATATATAACATGATTGATGACAAACAGATAACAGACAGGGTACCATAATATTGTCTACAGAGTGCGCGGTAAATATTAGATGGTGCATTATGTatacattacaaaatgaaaatatttcttaaTTAGAAAAAAGGACTGCTAACAAACCTCTCAAATATCAGACGACTGAGTGCTTCATTAGTTGCAGTTGGAGTGCTCAGTGTTTTTTGCAAGAATTCAACCCTTTTCTTCAGGCtctgaataaaaaggaaacattcaACATAAAATGTAGCAATATCTCAACAAAAAAAGTAGCCATATCGTGAGTGTGCATCAGATCTGTATGAGGAActgtaaccttttaaaaaaatgtatagctcTAAATAGTTCCTCTGTTACAGGAACACAGAAATAAACTGATCCTGAGCAAAAGGCTAAAACCAGAACATGGCAGCCAACCTGCCATCAAAACCAAAGAAGCCACATGTAAAACCTGCAACATAAAGACTCTTGGAGATAATTCTAAAACCATAACAGAAAGATTAGCCATCAGTGAAATGAGTTGCTGCAATAACAAAGAGGGGACCCCCCCATCCCATTACCCCAACATGAATaatacacagacacacaatatAGTTAAACCCTTCTATCTTTTACAGCTGATGATGGTGTTGTCTTATATTTAAAAAGAGGCTAAAAATCCTGCACATGTGATCAGCTATAACACAAGGCATTGAAAGGCATTGTAAATTCAGTCCAAAGCCAACATAACAGTCACAATGTGCTTATCATCAGAGGTGAGCCTTGAACATTTTTCAcacagtttttacatttacacattttacacagttTTTAGAAACCGTTGAATCAGCACGTTTAGTTCTACTTCAAATTTTCTGTTTACTGTAGATGTCTGCATTTCTCGAACCAATCATATCTTACCATAATTTCCTTATCAGCATTTTGCAGCTCCTTCTGAGAGGCTCCAAGCTCTTCCTTAATTTTCTGCAGCTCCATCTCTCCTTTCTGGgcctgagaagaaaaaaaaatatccttggGGGTTGCAGACACAGATATTAAAAATTTGATGGTAAATTTAATTCATACCTGTCTGGTCTGAGGCAACAGAAGAACAATTGCAACACAAATTGCTGAAATACTTAAAGCCAGCAATGAAAGAAAAGGCTCAGAAAGAATGTTCATGCTGACCCCTGTCAATCACTGAAAGTGCCCGCAATTGGCATGTGAAAACGTTAAGCAATTGAAAAAAGGTGGCCCAGTCTGAAGAATCACATTTCTTTTGGCTCATGTGAATAGCCAGGTGAATCATTCACCTGGGGAAGAGATTGCAGCAGGACCCACAATGGAAAGAAGGCAAGCCAAGGTCAGCCAGGGGAAAATGTTGGTAGGTAGAAttcaacagataaaaaaattcaACTTTCCGCATCAGGCAATTTGTGACTATAAAAAGGTTATAGATTTTTCAGTAAGTAAAAACAGGATAATATTGTGAGGTCATTTTGTGAAcagaaaagttattttaaaacagtagccataaaacaaaaagcatgaaaaaaagaaagaaaatcaagcCCAGAGAGTCCTGGTTTTATCTGTGAGAACTTAAGAAGGCACCTCCTCACTTCTTGTTTTATGTGTGGGAGAGTCTTCATGGTCAAGTTACGTAATAAGGGAACAGAAGTGAGCCAATTACACAAGCATGATGTCTCTTTAAAGGAGGTTTGATCACCTGCAGTGTACAGAAcacccaaaaaaaacaggaatgtcTGAAGTATATTAGCTGAAAAATCACAGCTGGTTTCAGGTTAAGTGAGAAATGTAACACAGAGGTTTATTGATCAAAAAcaaaagaggaataaaaaaaaaaaaggaccttgtggTTTGCAGCAAACAATTCTTTCTTCAGTTTCTCAGTCATATCTGCTGATGCTTTGCGAGCTTCCTTCAGGTTTTCATATTCTCTGAGGAAGGAGAACGGGGGTTAATGATAAAAATCCTAATTATAACCTTTTCCCTCCCGCTCACCTTGTTTCCGCTCCAGTGTATGGGAAAGGGATGTGAGTGctctaatataaattatttatttaaacaagtcTCTGGTGACCCCAGTGACCCTACAAGTGCCAGACACGAGTGTTTTATCAGAGGTCAGCCAAAACCAGATAATATAAACTGTTTATATAAAGTGGAGCCCCCGTCTCCCCCTAAATACTCCAATTGTATAACAGATGGACATTGCATCCTGCACAGAGGTATTactctttatatttattagacCCCCCAGGAGAAGAAACATTGGAAGGTCCACAATGGTTTACACTGAGAATCTCTGACAATGAAATAAGGTGAAATATACAACATTACTAAGTTCCAGCTGAGGAGACTCCACGCAGCTCACTGAGGTATGAACTGCAGAGGGATTGCTCAGTTCTATCATTGTTAATGGCAAGTGTTCCCAGCAGAGAGGGACAATAAAGTTTTGTATCATTGATATCCAGAGTTAggaataaaaaggtaaaagaatcCAATGTGCACTTTTACATTGGGTGTGATGGCCAATTATATGGTAGTCTAGTGCACAAAGACATAGAGAACATCTGAAAACGCATGTCAAAgagtttaaattattctatacagaCAAAACACGATACATAGGTCAGGCTGCAGAgtatttagattttatatttcaaCTTTTTTCAGAAAGTTTTGAGCACGAATGTAGATTCATGTCAAAATTTTTGGGATTTTCTGGCAACTAATAGGTACAGTACTGATCTCCTCTGTGTGTGATCTATAGGTGACCCCATTCTATACTCTCAATTTCATGAATTTTTCTCAGACTCTGGCGCACAAAATCCTAAGTGTGTTTCCAGAATCAATAGAAATAACATTTATCGTAAATGTCCTGGAGTCTGAGCACTTTAATTCATATTAAAACCAAAGCATGTCAGTAGTCCAGTCCCCCGAAACTAGAATTTGTGACAACCCCTCACCACCACTGGGAATCTCCTTTTCAATCTGATGTCCTGAGAACACTTACTGTCAGGACAAGCAAACCTACAACATTTCAATTCCTACACAGAAAGGTTGCATGATTCTGTGCAGCAAAGGACACCCAAAAAACTAAAGAAATCTTAGAAGACAGCTGAAAGTGAAAGACCTTAAATATGAATTGAAATTATTTGGCTTACTTCTTCAATGACACGCAGTATATTGCTAGCTGCTCCACTGCAGACGGTCCAGACCCCATATCCCGAACCATTTCCTCCACCTCATGGCGTCGGGACTGCAACAGAACTTCAATGCTGAAAAAAGGATGAGGATGTCAGAACCGATGATTAATATCAATACCccacagcagtgttctccccagaaatttttttcagccgggtggtaggaagctgtagccgggtggtaaaaaagggtgtgtggcaaaacacggcaaatttagtgctcccagttgtttatgccatgggtatccagtaaccgtatagatttgtgacaggtaggtatatatttaggggccccaccccaatgctccttgctatgttagtggctccggggtccccaatttgctcTTTCAAtataggactcctagttgcattttcctctgaaacagcaatcccaaagttcaattttcataactttttacatttgtgacccccatatcttgaaattctttaaagctggggggctgaaattgtaataactagtatctatgagggtccactgtacaccctgaaaattacaggtcattgtgacatacagtttacgagatatggaggtttgtacacagagagctgtgaggatgcagaatgacatgcagactttatacacagctcttagcagtggatacatttcagaGGCGGAAATcggagctcgtgctatgagatgggggcagggctgcctgtgtcttcttcacatgaaggctgagctgtgtgctcacctctcatcggcagcaatcctctgaatggatggcacagagcagcctcactgagatccgtgcatccgaggatgagagctgccgagagctgggcggggtattcaaagcagccgggcggagcaaccggctaaaaacctctggggagaactatgccccACAGCCTGCCACTCCATGCAACTGACCTTTCAAGAGAACGCAGTTTGTTACGCAGTTTGCGGGCTTCATCCTTAGCAGCTTTGGCCTCAATTTGCTGCAGGTCAAAAAATTTCATTTGTTTctaagacaaaaaaagaacaaaaattaaatgcaatacagaCACCAAAAAATAAGGCAAAGCATCCCACACCGTCCTCAGTACCTTCAGTGAGGAGCAAAGCATCTCGAAGTCTCCAATCTTCTTCTCCAGACATTCTATAGTGACGTTCCGCACATCCAGCATCTCCCTGAGGGAGTCCACCAAGTTCTGACATTCCCGTTTCTCCTTCTCTAATAATCAATAtgttaaaaagatgaaaattaaCAAGAGAACAGAATCCATTCCAAAACAGGGAGATTTCCTCCAGTAGTTTgggtctctgcccctcccacaatggggagatttccccccgTAGTTTGTGTCTGCCCCTGCCACAGTGAGCCCAACTTTTTGCTCTGTAAGGTGTTCAGTAGTTGGGGTTGAACACAATCATCGGTTTTAGATGTAATGGCTGATTCCTGGACCCACCTTTTACGTGTAGACTCGCCTTTATTCTGTCAacttcattctgcaataaaataagaattGGGTTAGAAGGATATCACGCAGAGCTGCCATTATCCCAGGTAATACAGCTGATAGGTAGCTCTCAGTTCTGCAAGAAGAATGCCAGCAACACTCTGATTGGTTGTTGCGGTAAGGTAAGGTTTACAGATGAAGAAGTGATGATCCAGAGGTAATTCTGCCCACAGACAACACCACCCACAGGTGAATCCATAAACAGGCAACTACGCTAAGATATGAGCACACCCATGGTAACCCCACCCACAGGTAACTCTGCCCCTACCCCAGGAAGGACAACAGTAAAATAAAGATCTGTTATCATATCAAAATCATTTCTCATTTACATAATTTGATTGCCTTTTTACTATTCTctctttttattcacattttgcaTGTAGAGCCATAAATCCACCCTCACCTTCAGTGACTCGGCATCGAGCGTTGAGTCCTCCTCCAGGCCGACATCAAAGAAGAGTTTGTGGATTATCTGCCGGTTGCTGACCtgcaagaagacaaaaaaaagttgtacagaATCTCACCTGTCACTCTGATTACAGACTGCACATACTTCCTTCAGATCCTGTCTGATTAAACCAGAACAGGAAGTCAGGGGAATCTCCCTAATGGAGCCCTCTAGTAAAATCCCCTCAGCAGTTCTGATCTTTGCCAGGCCATCCAAAACAGgagaaatgtactgctagggCCTAGTGGCCCCCAGGTGTAACACATATGACCCACATAGCACTGGGGCCGGCCTGTCTGACCCTGGGGGCAATAGGCTGCCACTAACAGCACCAAGATCAcagaatcagaaaaaaagcagtgGGCGAAGCTATGACAAGTCTAACCtccttgtacagtgttgtacaTAGACCCTCTTAGCtgggtgctttaaaaaaaaaatatctgggttgagcactagtgtaaaaagaaaaattgacccCCCCCCGTAAACAAAAATATTGTCCCCATCATATTTACCTGAACCCGGCATTGCGGACACGTGCGGCTCGGAGCGGAGCTGAACCATTGCTGCAGACTGGGGAGGAGAAGGGGGAGGGTCAGTACACAGTAAATCTTACGTTGAAAACATTCACCCAATGCTCAGCACCAACCAAAACCTCTCTCTAGTTTGGGGTGGAGTAAGAAAGAGACATAAACTCGTGTTTTTTTGCTGCATGTGACCCCAATGGGGAGAAACCTCTGACAGACCAGGAAGTGATGTTAATGTCTCAATGGGGACACAGAAGAGCTTTGCCTCCACCCATCACTGGGATGTCATGGGAAGTGAAATCAACCTTCATATGAGGGGGACCAGAATTTATGAAGGTGCCCCCATAGTACAGCCATGGGGGTGTTGTTGGCAGAGGAGGGGTACAATAATGCATTGATCAATCATGGGTGAAGTGTTATCGGGTAGGGGTATATTATAAGTCATGGATGAGTGTAGTATATGGAGGAGGGGGTACAGTAGTGCAAATACAGGTGGCGTATTATGAAATACCAGTGTTGGTGGAAGGTGTGCCCGCAGTTGATAGCTGCCACATCCCTATGGTGGTCGAAGTAGTCAGAGCAGATGGTACACAGGGCCCGAATTGGCATCTCCCCAATCTCTCCGAATCCCCTCACCGACCGATTTGTTTTTACCGCGGTTCTAGTTAGACAAAGTGCGTCGCTGCGTCACTACGTCGTTAGGCAGAAAACGTCTTCTCTCATTGGCTGTAAGGCGAGCTTGCGTCTGGGGACGAATCAAAAGGGAAGAGGAGGAGATCGCCgccaagagaaaataaaaaggtttgcaGGCAAGCGACAGAGTGAGTGAAAGTTGTTACCTCAGGctgaacattttataataatatagtgtCAAGATGTGTATATTGTGTACTTTTATAGTTTGgaaggtgtgtatatatacatatagagtgtgtgtatatatagatatataatgtGTGAGggatgtatatgtacacatattgTGTGTAAGACATGAGTATATAGTTTATAAGgcgtgtgtatatacatatatggttTTTAAGActtgtgtatatacatatatagtgtgtatggcatgtacatatacaaatatagtgTGTAAAgcatgtatatatacaaatatagtgtGTAAAgcatgtatatatacaaatatagtgtGTAAAGcgtgtatatatacaaatatagtgtGTAAAgcgtgtgtatatacatatatagtttttAAGActtgtgtatatacatatatagtgtgtgaggtgtgtgtatatacatatacagtgtatAGGGcctatgtatttacatatatagtgTGTAAGGCGTGTGTTTATGCATATATAGTGTGTAtgtcatgtgtg
This portion of the Pyxicephalus adspersus chromosome 8, UCB_Pads_2.0, whole genome shotgun sequence genome encodes:
- the TRAIP gene encoding E3 ubiquitin-protein ligase TRAIP; its protein translation is MPIRALCTICSDYFDHHRDVAAINCGHTFHQHCLQQWFSSAPSRTCPQCRVQVSNRQIIHKLFFDVGLEEDSTLDAESLKNEVDRIKASLHVKEKEKRECQNLVDSLREMLDVRNVTIECLEKKIGDFEMLCSSLKKQMKFFDLQQIEAKAAKDEARKLRNKLRSLESIEVLLQSRRHEVEEMVRDMGSGPSAVEQLAIYCVSLKKEYENLKEARKASADMTEKLKKELFAANHKAQKGEMELQKIKEELGASQKELQNADKEIMSLKKRVEFLQKTLSTPTATNEALSRLIFESPAPVGLERPKLRPPMLGDDINLDITFDIDTPEPNPPKPVVAPFKKLKLDNGNSPVKSLMKNMLHESKTFKSLPGQINVDEEDEPMLPSFIKNSLLRKKPIGSMLPAQQNTGVVRTGFDGLGGRTKFIQPSTMTEIRPLPPKLKRKKVNRPMASSSSTSNQPRLEDFLK